The proteins below are encoded in one region of Juglans microcarpa x Juglans regia isolate MS1-56 chromosome 4D, Jm3101_v1.0, whole genome shotgun sequence:
- the LOC121259690 gene encoding 5'-3' exoribonuclease 3-like isoform X1 gives MGVPAFYRWLAEKYPFVVVDVIEEEPVVIEGVQIPVDTSKPNPNNMEFDNLYLDMNGIIHPCFHPEDRPSPTTYTEVFQCMFDYIDRLFVMVRPRKLLYMAIDGVAPRAKMNQQRSRRFRAAKDASDAAAEEARLREEFEREGRKLPPKQESQVFDSNVITPGTEFMAVLSVALQYYIHLRLNNDPGWEKIKVILSDANVPGEGEHKIMSYVRLQRNLPGYDPNTRHCLYGLDADLIMLGLATHEIHFSILREIVFTPGQQDKCFLCGQMGHLAANCEGKAKRKSGEFDEKGEGAVVTKKPYQFLNIWTLREYLEHEMAIPNAPFKIDLECIVDDFIFMCFFVGNDFLPHMPTLEIREGAINLLMAIYKKEFRALGGYLTNGSKPNLSRVEHFIQAVGSFEDKIFQKRARLHQRQAERIKREKGRAVRGDDAQPLVQPESLVPIARYHGSRLASGPSPSPYQQSGFNHSSESSMSARKDYQLGQATAGLSGLDIKSKQAWASDARGTSTRPQKVARLSSGTTIGAAIVEAESSFEIEVDENKEELKAKLKEVLREKSDVYNSHKPEEDKVRLGEPGWKERYYEEKFSARTPEELDAIRRDVVLRYTEGLCWVMHYYYEGVCSWQWFYPYHYAPFASDLKDLGQLNINFELGSPFKPFNQLLGVFPAASCHALPEHYRKLMTEPDSPIIDFYPTDFEVDMNGKRYAWQGIAKLPFIDEARLLTEVQKIEHTLTVEEVRRNSMMFDMLFVKLCHPLSVCISILDEKCKRLTDEERAKIKERIEPEKRAKCSGGMNGYLSPCAGEPRPPIFRSPVIGMEDIIDNQVICAIYQLPDVHEHVTRPPAGVKFPKKTVNLGDLKPEPVLWHEDSGRKPWENGRQNPSGTISGRQLGQAAHRLVVNSLQVKADPNGYDNKMHTQPPSYTVPPYRPPMASYQNDRFHDQAYNRMPQPRSFHLPRGHRQSSNSTAGPGYHEDGYNPPYVSPASRYPNNRSHSQNFYERNNRPVMHGIGEYSRNVNYQSGYHQNGGGPMYARGQMAQSPNGVRAHPYQGDHNSYRQNYQLPPGGSSHQQWGNWVPRNSQGIPRGYGGPQQLGNQYSVLERRSNKRPPPPPAPGYGH, from the exons ATGGGAGTTCCGGCTTTCTATAGGTGGTTAGCGGAGAAGTACCCGTTTGTGGTGGTGGATGTGATCGAAGAAGAACCGGTCGTAATCGAGGGCGTTCAAATTCCGGTCGATACTAGTAAGCCGAACCCTAACAACATGGAATTCGACAATCTCTACCTCGACATGAACGGGATTATTCACCCTTGCTTTCACCCCGAGGACAGG CCTTCTCCAACAACTTACACGGAAGTATTTCAGTGTATGTTTGATTACATTGATAGGCTTTTTGTGATGGTGAGGCCTCGAAAGCTGCTATACATGGCCATTG ATGGTGTTGCCCCAAGGGCTAAAATGAATCAACAGCGATCTAGGCGTTTTAGAGCGGCTAAAGATGCATCAGATGCG GCAGCTGAAGAAGCACGGCTAAGAGAGGAATTTGAGAGAGAGGGCAGAAAGCTTCCTCCTAAACAGGAGTCACAAGTTTTTGATTCTAATGTCATTACACCAGGAACTGAATTTATGGCTGTTCTATCAGTTGCACTGCAGTACTATATTCATCTCCGATTGAACAATGACCCTGGTTGGGAAAAAATCAAG gtCATTCTCTCTGATGCCAATGTTCCTGGCGAAGGGGAACACAAGATTATGTCATATGTCCGCCTTCAAAGAAACCTCCCTGGTTATGACCCAAATACACGTCATTGCCTGTATGGTTTG GATGCAGATCTGATAATGCTAGGTTTGGCTACCCACGAAATTCATTTTTCAATACTTCGAGAG ATTGTATTTACCCCTGGGCAACAAGACAAATGCTTCCTATGTGGCCAGATGGGTCATTTAGCAGCAAATTGTGAAGGGAAGGCAAAAAGGAAGTCTGGAGAATTTGATGAGAAAGGTGAAGGGGCTGTTGTTACTAAAAAACCATACCAG TTTCTCAACATTTGGACTCTTAGAGAATATTTGGAGCATGAAATGGCGATTCCTAACGCTCCATTCAAGATTGATCTTGAATGCATTGTAGATGATTTTATCTTCATGTGTTTCTTTGTTGGCAATGATTTCTTACCACATATGCCCACTTTAGAGATTCGCGAG GGTGCGATTAACTTGCTGATGGCAATATACAAGAAGGAATTTAGGGCATTGGGTGGTTATTTGACTAATGGAAGCAAG CCAAATTTGAGCCGGGTGGAGCATTTCATTCAGGCTGTTGGATCTTTCGAGGATAAGATATTCCAGAAAAGAGCTCGATTGCATCAG CGGCAAGCTGAAAGAATAAAGCGTGAAAAGGGACGTGCTGTGAGAGGAGATGACGCACAGCCTCTAGTTCAACCCGAGTCTCTGGTGCCGATTGCTCGATATCATGGTTCTCGTCTTGCTTCTGGTCCTTCACCTTCACCCTATCAACAATCAGGATTTAATCACAGTTCAGAGAGCTCAATGTCTGCTAGAAAAGATTACCAACTTGGACAAGCCACTGCAGGGTTATCAGGGCTTGACATTAAAAGCAAGCAGGCTTGGGCCTCAGATGCTAGAGGGACTTCTACTCGGCCACAAAAAGTTGCACGTTTGTCTTCAGGGACCACTATTGGTGCCGCTATTGTTGAAGCTGAAAGTAGCTTTGAAATAGAA gtagatgaaaacaaagaagaattgAAAGCAAAGCTGAAGGAGGTACTTCGCGAGAAATCTGATGTCTATAACTCTCACAAGCCAGAAGAGGACAAG GTTAGATTGGGAGAACCGGGGTGGAAAGAAAGATATTATGAAGAAAAGTTTTCTGCAAGAACTCCTGAGGAGCTTGATGCAATAAGAAGAGATGTT GTCTTGAGGTACACAGAAGGCCTGTGTTGGGTCATGCACTATTATTACGAAGGGGTTTGTTCTTGGCAGTG GTTTTATCCCTATCATTATGCGCCTTTTGCTTCTGATCTCAAGGATCTTGGTCAGTTGAATATAAACTTTGAGCTTGGCTCTCCGTTCAAACCATTCAATCAGCTTTTAGGAGTATTCCCTGCTGCAAG TTGCCATGCACTTCCTGAGCATTACAGGAAACTGATGACTGAGCCGGATTCACCTATCATTGATTTCTACCCGACTG ATTTTGAGGTGGATATGAATGGCAAACGGTATGCCTGGCAG GGTATTGCAAAATTGCCTTTTATCGATGAAGCTCGTCTTCTTACAGAAGTACAGAAAATTGAACATACATTGACG GTGGAGGAGGTACGGAGAAATAGCATGATGTTCGACATGCTTTTTGTGAAATTGTGTCATCCTCTCTCTGTATGCATAAGTATTCTTGATGAGAAGTGTAAAAGGTTAACAGATGAAGAACGTGCTAAAATTAAGGAGAGAATTGAGCCTGAAAAAAG GGCTAAATGCAGTGGTGGAATGAATGGTTATTTATCCCCATGTGCCGGAGAACCTCGCCCACCTATTTTCAGGTCTCCTGTGATAGGGATGGAAGATATTATCGACAACCAAGTCAT ATGTGCTATATATCAACTCCCAGATGTGCATGAGCATGTCACCCGACCGCCTGCGGGGGTTAAATTCCCAAAGAAG ACTGTGAATTTGGGGGATCTAAAACCTGAACCAGTTCTGTGGCATGAAGATTCTGGAAGGAAGCCTTGGGAGAATGGAAG GCAAAATCCCTCGGGAACCATTTCTGGCCGGCAGCTTGGGCAGGCAGCTCATCGACTAGTTGTTAATAGCTTACAAGTGAAGGCAGATCCTAATGGATATGACAATAAAATGCACACCCAGCCACCATCTTACACTGTGCCTCCTTATCGGCCGCCTATGGCTTCCTACCAAAATGATAGGTTTCATGATCAGGCATATAACAGAATGCCCCAACCAAGATCATTTCACCTTCCTCGAGGACATCGCCAATCTTCAAATTCCACTGCCGGTCCAGGTTACCATGAGGATGGGTACAATCCACCTTATGTCTCACCAGCGTCCCGCTATCCTAACAATAGGTCTCATTCTCAAAACTTCTACGAAAGAAATAACCGACCAGTTATGCACGGTATAGGAGAGTATTCGAGGAATGTAAACTATCAGTCAGGGTATCATCAGAATGGAGGAGGACCCATGTATGCTAGGGGACAAATGGCACAAAGTCCAAATGGAGTCCGTGCTCATCCTTACCAAGGTGATCACAACAGTTATCGTCAGAACTACCAACTGCCGCCTGGAGGTTCTAGTCATCAGCAATGGGGCAATTGGGTTCCAAGGAACAGCCAGGGCATTCCCAGGGGGTACGGTGGCCCTCAACAACTAGGCAACCAATATTCTGTATTAGAAAGAAGATCAAATAAGcgcccacctccaccaccagcGCCTGGCTATGGGCACTAG
- the LOC121259690 gene encoding 5'-3' exoribonuclease 3-like isoform X3 has product MGVPAFYRWLAEKYPFVVVDVIEEEPVVIEGVQIPVDTSKPNPNNMEFDNLYLDMNGIIHPCFHPEDRPSPTTYTEVFQCMFDYIDRLFVMVRPRKLLYMAIDGVAPRAKMNQQRSRRFRAAKDASDAAAEEARLREEFEREGRKLPPKQESQVFDSNVITPGTEFMAVLSVALQYYIHLRLNNDPGWEKIKVILSDANVPGEGEHKIMSYVRLQRNLPGYDPNTRHCLYGLDADLIMLGLATHEIHFSILREIVFTPGQQDKCFLCGQMGHLAANCEGKAKRKSGEFDEKGEGAVVTKKPYQFLNIWTLREYLEHEMAIPNAPFKIDLECIVDDFIFMCFFVGNDFLPHMPTLEIREGAINLLMAIYKKEFRALGGYLTNGSKPNLSRVEHFIQAVGSFEDKIFQKRARLHQRQAERIKREKGRAVRGDDAQPLVQPESLVPIARYHGSRLASGLSGLDIKSKQAWASDARGTSTRPQKVARLSSGTTIGAAIVEAESSFEIEVDENKEELKAKLKEVLREKSDVYNSHKPEEDKVRLGEPGWKERYYEEKFSARTPEELDAIRRDVVLRYTEGLCWVMHYYYEGVCSWQWFYPYHYAPFASDLKDLGQLNINFELGSPFKPFNQLLGVFPAASCHALPEHYRKLMTEPDSPIIDFYPTDFEVDMNGKRYAWQGIAKLPFIDEARLLTEVQKIEHTLTVEEVRRNSMMFDMLFVKLCHPLSVCISILDEKCKRLTDEERAKIKERIEPEKRAKCSGGMNGYLSPCAGEPRPPIFRSPVIGMEDIIDNQVICAIYQLPDVHEHVTRPPAGVKFPKKTVNLGDLKPEPVLWHEDSGRKPWENGRQNPSGTISGRQLGQAAHRLVVNSLQVKADPNGYDNKMHTQPPSYTVPPYRPPMASYQNDRFHDQAYNRMPQPRSFHLPRGHRQSSNSTAGPGYHEDGYNPPYVSPASRYPNNRSHSQNFYERNNRPVMHGIGEYSRNVNYQSGYHQNGGGPMYARGQMAQSPNGVRAHPYQGDHNSYRQNYQLPPGGSSHQQWGNWVPRNSQGIPRGYGGPQQLGNQYSVLERRSNKRPPPPPAPGYGH; this is encoded by the exons ATGGGAGTTCCGGCTTTCTATAGGTGGTTAGCGGAGAAGTACCCGTTTGTGGTGGTGGATGTGATCGAAGAAGAACCGGTCGTAATCGAGGGCGTTCAAATTCCGGTCGATACTAGTAAGCCGAACCCTAACAACATGGAATTCGACAATCTCTACCTCGACATGAACGGGATTATTCACCCTTGCTTTCACCCCGAGGACAGG CCTTCTCCAACAACTTACACGGAAGTATTTCAGTGTATGTTTGATTACATTGATAGGCTTTTTGTGATGGTGAGGCCTCGAAAGCTGCTATACATGGCCATTG ATGGTGTTGCCCCAAGGGCTAAAATGAATCAACAGCGATCTAGGCGTTTTAGAGCGGCTAAAGATGCATCAGATGCG GCAGCTGAAGAAGCACGGCTAAGAGAGGAATTTGAGAGAGAGGGCAGAAAGCTTCCTCCTAAACAGGAGTCACAAGTTTTTGATTCTAATGTCATTACACCAGGAACTGAATTTATGGCTGTTCTATCAGTTGCACTGCAGTACTATATTCATCTCCGATTGAACAATGACCCTGGTTGGGAAAAAATCAAG gtCATTCTCTCTGATGCCAATGTTCCTGGCGAAGGGGAACACAAGATTATGTCATATGTCCGCCTTCAAAGAAACCTCCCTGGTTATGACCCAAATACACGTCATTGCCTGTATGGTTTG GATGCAGATCTGATAATGCTAGGTTTGGCTACCCACGAAATTCATTTTTCAATACTTCGAGAG ATTGTATTTACCCCTGGGCAACAAGACAAATGCTTCCTATGTGGCCAGATGGGTCATTTAGCAGCAAATTGTGAAGGGAAGGCAAAAAGGAAGTCTGGAGAATTTGATGAGAAAGGTGAAGGGGCTGTTGTTACTAAAAAACCATACCAG TTTCTCAACATTTGGACTCTTAGAGAATATTTGGAGCATGAAATGGCGATTCCTAACGCTCCATTCAAGATTGATCTTGAATGCATTGTAGATGATTTTATCTTCATGTGTTTCTTTGTTGGCAATGATTTCTTACCACATATGCCCACTTTAGAGATTCGCGAG GGTGCGATTAACTTGCTGATGGCAATATACAAGAAGGAATTTAGGGCATTGGGTGGTTATTTGACTAATGGAAGCAAG CCAAATTTGAGCCGGGTGGAGCATTTCATTCAGGCTGTTGGATCTTTCGAGGATAAGATATTCCAGAAAAGAGCTCGATTGCATCAG CGGCAAGCTGAAAGAATAAAGCGTGAAAAGGGACGTGCTGTGAGAGGAGATGACGCACAGCCTCTAGTTCAACCCGAGTCTCTGGTGCCGATTGCTCGATATCATGGTTCTCGTCTTGCTTCTG GGTTATCAGGGCTTGACATTAAAAGCAAGCAGGCTTGGGCCTCAGATGCTAGAGGGACTTCTACTCGGCCACAAAAAGTTGCACGTTTGTCTTCAGGGACCACTATTGGTGCCGCTATTGTTGAAGCTGAAAGTAGCTTTGAAATAGAA gtagatgaaaacaaagaagaattgAAAGCAAAGCTGAAGGAGGTACTTCGCGAGAAATCTGATGTCTATAACTCTCACAAGCCAGAAGAGGACAAG GTTAGATTGGGAGAACCGGGGTGGAAAGAAAGATATTATGAAGAAAAGTTTTCTGCAAGAACTCCTGAGGAGCTTGATGCAATAAGAAGAGATGTT GTCTTGAGGTACACAGAAGGCCTGTGTTGGGTCATGCACTATTATTACGAAGGGGTTTGTTCTTGGCAGTG GTTTTATCCCTATCATTATGCGCCTTTTGCTTCTGATCTCAAGGATCTTGGTCAGTTGAATATAAACTTTGAGCTTGGCTCTCCGTTCAAACCATTCAATCAGCTTTTAGGAGTATTCCCTGCTGCAAG TTGCCATGCACTTCCTGAGCATTACAGGAAACTGATGACTGAGCCGGATTCACCTATCATTGATTTCTACCCGACTG ATTTTGAGGTGGATATGAATGGCAAACGGTATGCCTGGCAG GGTATTGCAAAATTGCCTTTTATCGATGAAGCTCGTCTTCTTACAGAAGTACAGAAAATTGAACATACATTGACG GTGGAGGAGGTACGGAGAAATAGCATGATGTTCGACATGCTTTTTGTGAAATTGTGTCATCCTCTCTCTGTATGCATAAGTATTCTTGATGAGAAGTGTAAAAGGTTAACAGATGAAGAACGTGCTAAAATTAAGGAGAGAATTGAGCCTGAAAAAAG GGCTAAATGCAGTGGTGGAATGAATGGTTATTTATCCCCATGTGCCGGAGAACCTCGCCCACCTATTTTCAGGTCTCCTGTGATAGGGATGGAAGATATTATCGACAACCAAGTCAT ATGTGCTATATATCAACTCCCAGATGTGCATGAGCATGTCACCCGACCGCCTGCGGGGGTTAAATTCCCAAAGAAG ACTGTGAATTTGGGGGATCTAAAACCTGAACCAGTTCTGTGGCATGAAGATTCTGGAAGGAAGCCTTGGGAGAATGGAAG GCAAAATCCCTCGGGAACCATTTCTGGCCGGCAGCTTGGGCAGGCAGCTCATCGACTAGTTGTTAATAGCTTACAAGTGAAGGCAGATCCTAATGGATATGACAATAAAATGCACACCCAGCCACCATCTTACACTGTGCCTCCTTATCGGCCGCCTATGGCTTCCTACCAAAATGATAGGTTTCATGATCAGGCATATAACAGAATGCCCCAACCAAGATCATTTCACCTTCCTCGAGGACATCGCCAATCTTCAAATTCCACTGCCGGTCCAGGTTACCATGAGGATGGGTACAATCCACCTTATGTCTCACCAGCGTCCCGCTATCCTAACAATAGGTCTCATTCTCAAAACTTCTACGAAAGAAATAACCGACCAGTTATGCACGGTATAGGAGAGTATTCGAGGAATGTAAACTATCAGTCAGGGTATCATCAGAATGGAGGAGGACCCATGTATGCTAGGGGACAAATGGCACAAAGTCCAAATGGAGTCCGTGCTCATCCTTACCAAGGTGATCACAACAGTTATCGTCAGAACTACCAACTGCCGCCTGGAGGTTCTAGTCATCAGCAATGGGGCAATTGGGTTCCAAGGAACAGCCAGGGCATTCCCAGGGGGTACGGTGGCCCTCAACAACTAGGCAACCAATATTCTGTATTAGAAAGAAGATCAAATAAGcgcccacctccaccaccagcGCCTGGCTATGGGCACTAG
- the LOC121259690 gene encoding 5'-3' exoribonuclease 3-like isoform X2: MGVPAFYRWLAEKYPFVVVDVIEEEPVVIEGVQIPVDTSKPNPNNMEFDNLYLDMNGIIHPCFHPEDRPSPTTYTEVFQCMFDYIDRLFVMVRPRKLLYMAIDGVAPRAKMNQQRSRRFRAAKDASDAAAEEARLREEFEREGRKLPPKQESQVFDSNVITPGTEFMAVLSVALQYYIHLRLNNDPGWEKIKVILSDANVPGEGEHKIMSYVRLQRNLPGYDPNTRHCLYGLDADLIMLGLATHEIHFSILREIVFTPGQQDKCFLCGQMGHLAANCEGKAKRKSGEFDEKGEGAVVTKKPYQFLNIWTLREYLEHEMAIPNAPFKIDLECIVDDFIFMCFFVGNDFLPHMPTLEIREGAINLLMAIYKKEFRALGGYLTNGSKPNLSRVEHFIQAVGSFEDKIFQKRARLHQRQAERIKREKGRAVRGDDAQPLVQPESLVPIARYHGSRLASGPSPSPYQQSGFNHSSESSMSARKDYQLGQATAGLSGLDIKSKQAWASDARGTSTRPQKVARLSSGTTIGAAIVEAESSFEIEVDENKEELKAKLKEVLREKSDVYNSHKPEEDKVRLGEPGWKERYYEEKFSARTPEELDAIRRDVVLRYTEGLCWVMHYYYEGVCSWQWFYPYHYAPFASDLKDLGQLNINFELGSPFKPFNQLLGVFPAASCHALPEHYRKLMTEPDSPIIDFYPTDFEVDMNGKRYAWQGIAKLPFIDEARLLTEVQKIEHTLTVEEVRRNSMMFDMLFVKLCHPLSVCISILDEKCKRLTDEERAKIKERIEPEKSGGMNGYLSPCAGEPRPPIFRSPVIGMEDIIDNQVICAIYQLPDVHEHVTRPPAGVKFPKKTVNLGDLKPEPVLWHEDSGRKPWENGRQNPSGTISGRQLGQAAHRLVVNSLQVKADPNGYDNKMHTQPPSYTVPPYRPPMASYQNDRFHDQAYNRMPQPRSFHLPRGHRQSSNSTAGPGYHEDGYNPPYVSPASRYPNNRSHSQNFYERNNRPVMHGIGEYSRNVNYQSGYHQNGGGPMYARGQMAQSPNGVRAHPYQGDHNSYRQNYQLPPGGSSHQQWGNWVPRNSQGIPRGYGGPQQLGNQYSVLERRSNKRPPPPPAPGYGH; the protein is encoded by the exons ATGGGAGTTCCGGCTTTCTATAGGTGGTTAGCGGAGAAGTACCCGTTTGTGGTGGTGGATGTGATCGAAGAAGAACCGGTCGTAATCGAGGGCGTTCAAATTCCGGTCGATACTAGTAAGCCGAACCCTAACAACATGGAATTCGACAATCTCTACCTCGACATGAACGGGATTATTCACCCTTGCTTTCACCCCGAGGACAGG CCTTCTCCAACAACTTACACGGAAGTATTTCAGTGTATGTTTGATTACATTGATAGGCTTTTTGTGATGGTGAGGCCTCGAAAGCTGCTATACATGGCCATTG ATGGTGTTGCCCCAAGGGCTAAAATGAATCAACAGCGATCTAGGCGTTTTAGAGCGGCTAAAGATGCATCAGATGCG GCAGCTGAAGAAGCACGGCTAAGAGAGGAATTTGAGAGAGAGGGCAGAAAGCTTCCTCCTAAACAGGAGTCACAAGTTTTTGATTCTAATGTCATTACACCAGGAACTGAATTTATGGCTGTTCTATCAGTTGCACTGCAGTACTATATTCATCTCCGATTGAACAATGACCCTGGTTGGGAAAAAATCAAG gtCATTCTCTCTGATGCCAATGTTCCTGGCGAAGGGGAACACAAGATTATGTCATATGTCCGCCTTCAAAGAAACCTCCCTGGTTATGACCCAAATACACGTCATTGCCTGTATGGTTTG GATGCAGATCTGATAATGCTAGGTTTGGCTACCCACGAAATTCATTTTTCAATACTTCGAGAG ATTGTATTTACCCCTGGGCAACAAGACAAATGCTTCCTATGTGGCCAGATGGGTCATTTAGCAGCAAATTGTGAAGGGAAGGCAAAAAGGAAGTCTGGAGAATTTGATGAGAAAGGTGAAGGGGCTGTTGTTACTAAAAAACCATACCAG TTTCTCAACATTTGGACTCTTAGAGAATATTTGGAGCATGAAATGGCGATTCCTAACGCTCCATTCAAGATTGATCTTGAATGCATTGTAGATGATTTTATCTTCATGTGTTTCTTTGTTGGCAATGATTTCTTACCACATATGCCCACTTTAGAGATTCGCGAG GGTGCGATTAACTTGCTGATGGCAATATACAAGAAGGAATTTAGGGCATTGGGTGGTTATTTGACTAATGGAAGCAAG CCAAATTTGAGCCGGGTGGAGCATTTCATTCAGGCTGTTGGATCTTTCGAGGATAAGATATTCCAGAAAAGAGCTCGATTGCATCAG CGGCAAGCTGAAAGAATAAAGCGTGAAAAGGGACGTGCTGTGAGAGGAGATGACGCACAGCCTCTAGTTCAACCCGAGTCTCTGGTGCCGATTGCTCGATATCATGGTTCTCGTCTTGCTTCTGGTCCTTCACCTTCACCCTATCAACAATCAGGATTTAATCACAGTTCAGAGAGCTCAATGTCTGCTAGAAAAGATTACCAACTTGGACAAGCCACTGCAGGGTTATCAGGGCTTGACATTAAAAGCAAGCAGGCTTGGGCCTCAGATGCTAGAGGGACTTCTACTCGGCCACAAAAAGTTGCACGTTTGTCTTCAGGGACCACTATTGGTGCCGCTATTGTTGAAGCTGAAAGTAGCTTTGAAATAGAA gtagatgaaaacaaagaagaattgAAAGCAAAGCTGAAGGAGGTACTTCGCGAGAAATCTGATGTCTATAACTCTCACAAGCCAGAAGAGGACAAG GTTAGATTGGGAGAACCGGGGTGGAAAGAAAGATATTATGAAGAAAAGTTTTCTGCAAGAACTCCTGAGGAGCTTGATGCAATAAGAAGAGATGTT GTCTTGAGGTACACAGAAGGCCTGTGTTGGGTCATGCACTATTATTACGAAGGGGTTTGTTCTTGGCAGTG GTTTTATCCCTATCATTATGCGCCTTTTGCTTCTGATCTCAAGGATCTTGGTCAGTTGAATATAAACTTTGAGCTTGGCTCTCCGTTCAAACCATTCAATCAGCTTTTAGGAGTATTCCCTGCTGCAAG TTGCCATGCACTTCCTGAGCATTACAGGAAACTGATGACTGAGCCGGATTCACCTATCATTGATTTCTACCCGACTG ATTTTGAGGTGGATATGAATGGCAAACGGTATGCCTGGCAG GGTATTGCAAAATTGCCTTTTATCGATGAAGCTCGTCTTCTTACAGAAGTACAGAAAATTGAACATACATTGACG GTGGAGGAGGTACGGAGAAATAGCATGATGTTCGACATGCTTTTTGTGAAATTGTGTCATCCTCTCTCTGTATGCATAAGTATTCTTGATGAGAAGTGTAAAAGGTTAACAGATGAAGAACGTGCTAAAATTAAGGAGAGAATTGAGCCTGAAAAAAG TGGTGGAATGAATGGTTATTTATCCCCATGTGCCGGAGAACCTCGCCCACCTATTTTCAGGTCTCCTGTGATAGGGATGGAAGATATTATCGACAACCAAGTCAT ATGTGCTATATATCAACTCCCAGATGTGCATGAGCATGTCACCCGACCGCCTGCGGGGGTTAAATTCCCAAAGAAG ACTGTGAATTTGGGGGATCTAAAACCTGAACCAGTTCTGTGGCATGAAGATTCTGGAAGGAAGCCTTGGGAGAATGGAAG GCAAAATCCCTCGGGAACCATTTCTGGCCGGCAGCTTGGGCAGGCAGCTCATCGACTAGTTGTTAATAGCTTACAAGTGAAGGCAGATCCTAATGGATATGACAATAAAATGCACACCCAGCCACCATCTTACACTGTGCCTCCTTATCGGCCGCCTATGGCTTCCTACCAAAATGATAGGTTTCATGATCAGGCATATAACAGAATGCCCCAACCAAGATCATTTCACCTTCCTCGAGGACATCGCCAATCTTCAAATTCCACTGCCGGTCCAGGTTACCATGAGGATGGGTACAATCCACCTTATGTCTCACCAGCGTCCCGCTATCCTAACAATAGGTCTCATTCTCAAAACTTCTACGAAAGAAATAACCGACCAGTTATGCACGGTATAGGAGAGTATTCGAGGAATGTAAACTATCAGTCAGGGTATCATCAGAATGGAGGAGGACCCATGTATGCTAGGGGACAAATGGCACAAAGTCCAAATGGAGTCCGTGCTCATCCTTACCAAGGTGATCACAACAGTTATCGTCAGAACTACCAACTGCCGCCTGGAGGTTCTAGTCATCAGCAATGGGGCAATTGGGTTCCAAGGAACAGCCAGGGCATTCCCAGGGGGTACGGTGGCCCTCAACAACTAGGCAACCAATATTCTGTATTAGAAAGAAGATCAAATAAGcgcccacctccaccaccagcGCCTGGCTATGGGCACTAG